A window from Hallerella porci encodes these proteins:
- a CDS encoding GNAT family N-acetyltransferase, translated as MSDYPMSVREMDEKDIPAVLAIQNETHFENWDEKALKRLLGKSFTFAFVAEAPTAAGEWKVAGFAVFSCAADEAEILAIATAQEFLRKGVATEIFAEGESALADAGARQFYLEVRAGNANAIAFYRKLGFDQCGERKKYYSDGENAVLMSRPL; from the coding sequence ATGTCTGATTATCCGATGTCCGTCCGCGAAATGGACGAAAAAGATATTCCCGCAGTTCTCGCCATTCAAAACGAAACGCATTTTGAAAATTGGGATGAAAAAGCGTTAAAGCGTTTACTCGGAAAATCGTTTACGTTTGCTTTTGTCGCCGAAGCGCCAACGGCTGCGGGCGAATGGAAAGTCGCAGGCTTTGCGGTTTTTTCGTGTGCAGCAGACGAAGCAGAAATTTTAGCGATTGCCACAGCACAAGAATTTTTGCGCAAAGGCGTTGCGACGGAAATTTTTGCCGAAGGCGAATCCGCTCTTGCCGATGCTGGCGCGCGTCAATTTTATTTAGAAGTGCGCGCGGGCAATGCGAATGCGATTGCATTTTATCGCAAATTAGGATTTGACCAATGCGGAGAACGCAAGAAATATTACTCCGATGGTGAAAACGCTGTTCTCATGTCGCGTCCGCTGTAA
- a CDS encoding glycosyltransferase family 2 protein: MVRDLFLFVPAYQVERELADLMHSIPAEVLLRTAEICIIDDGSSDDTLQVAKKIAEEEIRTSIRIESFAKNSGYGAVIKFGLSRAKELGKMLHVKYAVCLHGDGQYSAAAIPAMIQSLENSEAVLCQGSRLLEKGKARVGKMPLYKFLGGKILTGIENCVFQNKLTDRHSGLIAYKVNFLQNLPLEKFSASFDIDFEILAFADARGFRLNEISIPTHYAGEKSNLRVIPYGLRVLKIALRKKRGFYD, from the coding sequence ATGGTGCGTGATCTTTTTCTTTTTGTGCCCGCGTATCAAGTGGAGCGCGAACTTGCGGATTTAATGCATTCTATTCCCGCAGAAGTTTTACTCCGCACCGCAGAAATTTGCATTATCGACGATGGCAGTTCCGATGACACTCTTCAAGTGGCGAAGAAAATTGCCGAGGAAGAAATTCGCACGAGCATTCGCATCGAATCGTTTGCAAAAAATTCAGGTTACGGCGCGGTCATTAAATTTGGACTTTCGCGGGCAAAAGAACTCGGAAAAATGTTGCATGTCAAATACGCCGTATGTTTGCACGGCGACGGCCAATACAGCGCCGCAGCGATTCCTGCGATGATTCAAAGTTTGGAAAATTCCGAGGCGGTTTTGTGTCAAGGCTCGCGCTTACTTGAAAAAGGAAAAGCCCGCGTAGGAAAAATGCCTTTGTATAAATTTCTCGGCGGAAAAATTCTCACGGGAATTGAAAATTGCGTTTTCCAAAATAAATTAACCGATAGGCACAGCGGACTCATCGCATACAAAGTCAATTTTTTACAGAATTTACCGCTCGAAAAATTCAGCGCTTCTTTTGACATCGATTTTGAAATTCTCGCCTTCGCCGATGCTCGCGGATTTCGTTTAAATGAAATTTCCATTCCGACGCATTATGCGGGCGAAAAATCCAACCTCCGCGTCATTCCTTATGGCCTGCGAGTTTTAAAAATTGCCCTTCGCAAAAAACGTGGATTTTATGACTGA
- a CDS encoding transporter family protein, whose amino-acid sequence MKKKTKFILTALVGFTAAFLVPNAPSTPWESIGGCGAGGSGGGASDGIKWIGQGVNGGLVEAEVMMKENVGENYSAFTLTPHFSFKPTWSTTVGVTLPFVSHHGEVQYRTNQAPVDRTTGGFGDISFDVSQIVGSGGAANISLSLTIPTGQYDIKRGTDASQEFLPTGFQKGSGIYSLALGWNYTRDTENGMWLYSLTYTHPFNISFSGENEFNDSYWKNYDTDGDDRFDYHFKWYGENDLGGFTPSSISASVAYAYRGQENFVHSFGLTFSAPFGVAWIPSEKVGVYDPRPDPDHKAWSAAFVYGLEFSRTDYPIFIAFSLPLHDKANAADPDDEYDESPMRKWNLPDWDAFLEEWTLAVGIKASFL is encoded by the coding sequence ATGAAAAAGAAAACGAAATTCATCCTGACGGCTCTTGTGGGTTTTACAGCTGCGTTCTTAGTTCCGAATGCGCCTTCGACTCCGTGGGAATCGATTGGCGGTTGCGGCGCTGGCGGAAGCGGCGGCGGTGCATCTGATGGAATTAAATGGATTGGGCAAGGCGTGAACGGCGGACTTGTCGAAGCCGAAGTGATGATGAAAGAAAATGTCGGCGAGAATTATTCGGCATTTACTTTGACTCCGCATTTTTCGTTTAAACCAACGTGGTCAACGACGGTGGGCGTAACTCTTCCTTTCGTTTCGCATCACGGCGAAGTGCAATACCGCACAAACCAAGCGCCTGTAGACCGCACAACCGGCGGCTTCGGCGATATTTCATTTGATGTTTCGCAAATTGTCGGAAGCGGTGGCGCTGCCAATATTTCGCTTTCGCTCACGATTCCGACGGGACAGTATGATATCAAACGCGGAACGGACGCGTCGCAAGAATTTTTGCCGACGGGATTTCAGAAAGGTTCGGGCATTTATTCTCTTGCACTCGGCTGGAATTATACGCGCGATACCGAAAACGGCATGTGGCTTTATTCGTTAACTTATACGCATCCGTTTAACATCAGCTTTAGCGGCGAAAACGAATTCAACGATTCTTATTGGAAAAATTACGATACCGATGGCGATGATCGATTCGATTATCATTTCAAATGGTACGGCGAAAATGACCTCGGCGGATTTACTCCTTCGAGTATTTCGGCAAGCGTTGCTTACGCTTACCGCGGACAAGAAAATTTTGTCCATTCTTTTGGACTCACATTCTCGGCTCCGTTCGGCGTCGCATGGATTCCGTCCGAAAAAGTCGGCGTGTATGATCCGCGTCCCGATCCCGATCACAAAGCATGGTCAGCGGCATTCGTCTATGGCTTAGAATTTTCGCGGACGGATTATCCGATTTTCATCGCGTTCTCGCTTCCGTTGCACGATAAAGCAAACGCAGCAGATCCCGATGATGAATACGACGAAAGTCCGATGCGCAAATGGAACTTGCCCGATTGGGATGCGTTCCTTGAAGAATGGACTTTGGCAGTTGGCATTAAAGCGAGCTTCCTCTAA
- a CDS encoding YdcF family protein, which produces MTRIFKPIEDLRKEKRKARVMTRAKIALLVAILLALFYILVSFSGHWLVNDVPFQHVKWVVILDGQSGDLERSDFAAKLVREGKADSILVLGRRVFRDKSNADFYAEDLEEVAGIDPNLIYVFRHDDPSTVEEAVSIVPWFKRKSSKDSVLLLTSAPATRRAALLFNTLSGGHPFFITADLHDWRFNADNWLFEREARKNWLREWAALINAKWELFNVDSLPVTARPVIFPEPWKKSTVVVPSVKNLKAEKLMSIQEAIASQDSTAKEVIDELHNGVSQNPKNDSTKKQE; this is translated from the coding sequence ATGACCCGAATTTTTAAGCCGATAGAAGATCTGCGAAAAGAGAAGCGCAAAGCGCGTGTGATGACGCGGGCAAAAATCGCTCTTTTGGTGGCGATTCTTCTCGCACTTTTTTACATCCTCGTTTCTTTTAGCGGGCATTGGCTTGTAAACGATGTACCCTTTCAGCACGTCAAATGGGTCGTCATTCTCGACGGTCAAAGCGGTGACTTAGAACGTTCGGATTTTGCGGCAAAACTTGTCCGTGAAGGCAAAGCAGATTCCATTCTCGTTTTGGGACGTCGCGTATTCCGCGATAAAAGCAACGCGGATTTTTACGCCGAAGATTTAGAAGAAGTCGCAGGAATTGATCCGAATTTGATTTACGTTTTCCGCCACGATGATCCGAGCACCGTCGAAGAAGCGGTTTCAATTGTACCGTGGTTTAAACGCAAATCGTCGAAGGATTCTGTTTTGCTTTTGACTTCGGCGCCGGCGACGCGGCGCGCGGCACTTCTTTTCAACACGCTTTCGGGCGGACATCCATTTTTTATTACTGCGGATTTGCACGATTGGCGCTTTAATGCGGACAACTGGCTTTTCGAAAGAGAAGCGCGCAAAAATTGGCTTCGTGAATGGGCTGCGCTTATCAATGCCAAGTGGGAACTTTTTAATGTGGATTCTCTTCCGGTGACTGCACGCCCGGTGATTTTCCCGGAACCGTGGAAAAAATCTACTGTCGTCGTCCCGAGTGTGAAAAATCTCAAAGCCGAAAAATTGATGTCAATTCAAGAAGCGATTGCTTCGCAAGATTCGACGGCAAAAGAAGTCATCGACGAACTTCACAATGGCGTTTCGCAAAATCCAAAAAACGATTCAACGAAAAAACAGGAATAA
- a CDS encoding MBOAT family O-acyltransferase → MVFSSQIFLFYFLPLFFAGYYFLLWRKAKHSSLNFFITIFSYIFYGWMEPWLVFLMFGTTLVNYFAGRFISKENATRTQRNLALAISVIVNLGTLGFFKYYMFAMGGVNAIAEAFGAEPFTVLRVLLPVGISFYTFQAMSYTIDVWRGDAPPVKNFATFACYVSLFPQLVAGPIVRYNTVAEELATRKHTFENWMRGMTYFCLGFAKKILIANQVGVIADRVFEADAPGILNAWWGSIAYMMQIYFDFSAYSDMAVGLGLMLGFHFPRNFNGPYRSGSISEFWSRWHISLTTWLKDYLYIPLGGNRVSRGRTYLNLFLVMFASGVWHGAAMTFICWGLFHAFFMIVERINGKRALYYKLPRIAQIGITQIIVLFGWVLFRATDLTSAGKMWGAMLGLTAVNPADPILSAEIFTPTAIVFMLLAFIYAFSPLRAFDWCQKISIPRTITAFALFAFAVLALFTQTYNPFLYFQF, encoded by the coding sequence TTGGTTTTCTCGTCGCAGATTTTTCTCTTTTATTTTCTCCCGCTCTTTTTTGCGGGCTATTACTTTTTGCTTTGGCGCAAAGCGAAGCATTCGTCGTTAAATTTTTTCATCACCATTTTCAGCTATATCTTTTACGGCTGGATGGAACCGTGGCTCGTTTTCCTTATGTTCGGAACGACCCTTGTCAATTATTTTGCAGGGCGATTTATTTCGAAAGAGAATGCGACGCGGACGCAGAGAAATTTAGCGCTCGCAATTTCTGTCATCGTGAACCTTGGAACTCTTGGATTTTTCAAGTATTATATGTTTGCGATGGGCGGCGTGAATGCAATCGCCGAAGCTTTTGGCGCAGAACCGTTCACCGTTTTGCGCGTCCTTCTTCCGGTGGGAATTTCGTTCTACACATTCCAAGCGATGAGTTATACGATTGATGTGTGGCGAGGCGATGCTCCGCCGGTGAAAAATTTTGCCACCTTCGCGTGTTACGTTTCGCTTTTCCCGCAACTCGTCGCGGGTCCGATTGTGCGTTACAATACCGTCGCCGAAGAACTTGCGACGCGGAAGCATACCTTCGAAAATTGGATGCGGGGCATGACTTATTTTTGCCTCGGCTTTGCTAAAAAAATTCTCATCGCCAACCAAGTCGGAGTAATCGCAGACCGAGTTTTTGAAGCCGATGCTCCCGGAATTCTCAACGCTTGGTGGGGTTCTATCGCTTACATGATGCAAATCTATTTTGATTTCTCAGCGTATTCCGATATGGCGGTGGGGCTTGGGCTGATGCTTGGATTTCATTTTCCGCGGAATTTCAATGGCCCGTATCGTTCGGGAAGCATCTCGGAATTTTGGAGTCGTTGGCATATTTCGCTCACGACTTGGCTCAAAGATTATCTCTACATTCCTCTCGGCGGAAATCGCGTTTCGCGCGGACGCACCTATTTGAATCTTTTCCTCGTGATGTTTGCTTCGGGAGTTTGGCACGGTGCTGCGATGACATTTATTTGCTGGGGACTTTTCCACGCTTTCTTTATGATTGTCGAACGCATCAATGGCAAGCGGGCGCTTTACTACAAACTGCCGCGGATTGCGCAAATCGGAATCACGCAAATCATTGTGTTATTTGGTTGGGTACTTTTCCGGGCAACGGATTTAACTTCTGCAGGAAAAATGTGGGGCGCAATGCTCGGGCTCACCGCAGTGAATCCCGCAGACCCGATTCTTTCGGCAGAAATTTTTACGCCGACGGCAATCGTCTTTATGCTTCTCGCATTTATCTATGCGTTCTCGCCATTGCGGGCATTTGACTGGTGCCAAAAAATTAGCATTCCGCGGACGATTACCGCTTTCGCACTTTTTGCGTTCGCCGTTCTCGCTCTCTTCACGCAGACTTATAATCCGTTCTTGTATTTTCAATTTTAA
- a CDS encoding NAD-dependent epimerase/dehydratase family protein, with product MPKTIALVGAGGFIGSHWIRALLSRTDFRILAVDLDFHRLIDLQKSEAQKENPRITFCENDIAESAVVEKVAECDIVVNLAAICTPSRYMDEAIAVIESNFTHPIELAKACAKTHAWLIYFSTSEVYGKTSSAAEPLLEDSSDFVQGPITASRWSYAVAKQLSERYIAAIPHLRWSVVRPFNFVGPWMDFMPGVDGEGIPRVLANFSSALVKNESLILVNGGEAKRSFTAIDDAVEFLFCLLAHPEAAYSQAFNVGNLQNELSIRELAILMRKIYAEIKGISPETLPPMREISGEDYYGKGYEDSLRRVPSIEKAKRLLNFTAKIPLQNALEKSLRWFVNHYGA from the coding sequence TTGCCGAAGACCATTGCACTCGTCGGTGCGGGCGGCTTTATCGGTTCGCATTGGATTCGCGCACTTCTTTCGCGGACCGATTTTCGCATTTTAGCGGTTGATTTGGATTTTCATCGTTTAATTGATTTGCAAAAATCCGAAGCGCAAAAAGAAAATCCGCGCATTACATTTTGCGAAAATGATATCGCCGAAAGTGCGGTCGTTGAAAAAGTTGCCGAGTGCGATATCGTCGTCAACTTGGCTGCGATTTGCACACCGAGCCGTTACATGGACGAAGCGATTGCGGTCATCGAAAGCAATTTTACTCATCCGATTGAACTTGCCAAAGCTTGCGCCAAAACGCATGCTTGGCTCATTTATTTTTCAACATCCGAAGTTTACGGCAAAACATCTTCGGCCGCGGAACCGTTGCTCGAAGATTCTTCGGATTTTGTACAAGGACCGATTACGGCTTCGCGTTGGTCGTATGCGGTTGCCAAGCAACTTTCCGAGCGTTACATTGCAGCGATTCCGCATTTGCGTTGGTCGGTCGTGCGCCCGTTTAATTTCGTTGGACCGTGGATGGATTTTATGCCCGGCGTCGATGGCGAAGGCATTCCGCGGGTTCTTGCTAATTTTTCAAGCGCACTCGTAAAAAATGAATCGTTGATTTTGGTGAATGGGGGAGAAGCAAAGCGTTCGTTTACCGCAATTGATGACGCCGTAGAATTTCTCTTTTGTTTGCTTGCGCATCCCGAAGCCGCCTATTCGCAGGCGTTTAATGTCGGCAATTTGCAGAATGAACTTTCGATTCGCGAACTCGCCATTCTCATGCGAAAAATTTATGCGGAAATCAAAGGGATTTCTCCGGAAACTCTTCCGCCGATGCGAGAAATTTCGGGCGAAGATTATTACGGCAAAGGTTACGAAGATTCTTTACGTCGCGTGCCGTCGATTGAAAAAGCAAAACGCTTATTAAATTTCACCGCAAAAATTCCGCTGCAAAACGCTCTCGAAAAATCTCTCCGCTGGTTTGTGAATCATTATGGTGCGTGA
- a CDS encoding D-alanine--D-alanine ligase family protein, with amino-acid sequence MSRLRVLVFMGGYSTEHDVSVTSGTGVIRAMDAEKYNIHPVLIQKDGTWIWSSRELSPYQKNNFSENYFYALEGPSACSEKNPPLSALPSADIAFLALHGKWGEDGHVQAMLENWGIPYTGCGLLASALAMDKVLCKAAYLSAGIATPPYQVLYRDDFKGDDLVAAADKLGFPLVIKDPVGGSSIGMGIAKNMDEAGEIVNRLFKNSARLLCEKFIRGGEASCGYMEGLEKPLPPTEMRMTTREYFDYEAKYNGECREVTPAEFPQELTERIQQLSKKAHLAIGGAGYSRTDVRIDADGKLWALETNTLPGMTPTSILPAEAAAIGISYSELIDRIIETSLKIKR; translated from the coding sequence ATGTCTCGCTTGCGCGTTTTAGTCTTTATGGGCGGTTATTCTACAGAACACGATGTTTCTGTAACGAGCGGCACCGGCGTTATCCGGGCGATGGATGCAGAAAAGTATAACATTCATCCCGTCCTCATTCAAAAAGACGGCACATGGATTTGGTCTTCGCGCGAACTTTCGCCGTATCAAAAGAACAATTTCTCGGAAAATTATTTCTACGCTCTCGAAGGCCCGAGCGCTTGTTCTGAAAAAAATCCGCCGCTTTCTGCACTGCCGAGCGCCGACATTGCGTTCTTAGCGCTTCACGGAAAATGGGGCGAAGACGGTCACGTGCAAGCGATGCTCGAAAACTGGGGCATTCCTTATACGGGCTGCGGACTTTTGGCGAGCGCACTCGCTATGGATAAAGTTCTTTGCAAGGCGGCTTACCTTTCGGCGGGAATTGCAACGCCTCCGTATCAAGTTCTTTACCGCGATGATTTTAAAGGCGACGATTTAGTCGCTGCTGCGGATAAACTCGGATTTCCGCTGGTGATTAAAGATCCGGTGGGCGGTTCTAGCATCGGCATGGGCATTGCCAAAAATATGGACGAAGCCGGCGAAATTGTAAATCGCCTTTTCAAAAATTCGGCACGTCTTCTTTGCGAAAAATTTATTCGCGGAGGGGAAGCGAGCTGCGGTTATATGGAAGGCTTAGAAAAACCGCTTCCGCCGACCGAAATGCGCATGACAACTCGCGAATATTTTGACTACGAAGCGAAGTATAATGGCGAATGCCGCGAAGTTACTCCCGCAGAATTTCCGCAAGAACTCACCGAACGCATTCAGCAACTTTCGAAAAAAGCGCACCTCGCTATCGGCGGCGCAGGCTACAGCCGTACCGATGTTCGCATCGATGCCGACGGAAAATTGTGGGCTCTCGAAACAAATACACTTCCGGGGATGACGCCGACTTCGATTCTTCCAGCCGAAGCAGCTGCTATCGGAATCAGCTATTCGGAACTCATCGATCGCATTATCGAAACCAGTTTAAAAATCAAGCGTTAA
- a CDS encoding NAD-dependent epimerase/dehydratase family protein has product MTDILITGGAGVVGRKLCAAFLSRGLSVRVLTLPGDKGIQNLPKEVEVFEGDVTKPETLTRAFENVKTVCHLAAIILSKRKENFERINLGGTKNVIAAAKNAQVQRFLFVSSISVTYPVLTDYGKSKFECESLVKNCGIPFTIVRPTLVVEENGAAEYMLFVRYLKKVPMVFLPGGGKCLKRPVRTEDLVEGIAQAATVPEAIGKIYALAGSKILSMKEMAEISLKRSGLHKKVHNLPLWICHIFAVLKQILIPGSVSAKQALAGFRYDAAPEISLAENDLNYHPKSPF; this is encoded by the coding sequence ATGACTGACATTCTCATCACCGGCGGCGCGGGCGTTGTCGGGCGCAAATTGTGCGCCGCATTTTTAAGCCGCGGATTATCCGTTCGCGTGCTCACTCTTCCCGGCGATAAAGGCATTCAAAATTTACCGAAAGAAGTGGAAGTTTTCGAAGGCGATGTGACGAAGCCCGAAACATTAACCAGAGCATTTGAAAATGTGAAAACGGTTTGTCATTTGGCAGCGATAATTTTGTCGAAGCGCAAAGAAAATTTTGAACGCATCAATTTGGGCGGTACAAAAAATGTCATCGCTGCGGCAAAAAATGCACAGGTGCAACGCTTTCTTTTTGTGTCGAGTATTTCGGTTACGTATCCGGTTTTAACCGATTACGGCAAAAGCAAATTCGAATGCGAAAGCCTCGTGAAAAATTGTGGCATTCCGTTTACGATTGTGCGCCCGACTCTCGTCGTCGAAGAAAATGGCGCCGCGGAATATATGCTCTTCGTTCGCTATTTGAAAAAAGTTCCGATGGTTTTTCTTCCGGGCGGCGGGAAATGTTTGAAGCGTCCCGTGCGCACCGAAGATTTGGTCGAAGGCATTGCGCAAGCGGCGACTGTTCCCGAAGCGATTGGAAAAATTTACGCGCTCGCGGGTTCAAAAATTCTTTCGATGAAAGAGATGGCAGAAATCTCGCTTAAACGTTCTGGCTTGCACAAAAAAGTGCACAATTTACCGCTTTGGATTTGCCATATTTTTGCGGTATTAAAACAGATTTTAATTCCGGGAAGCGTTTCGGCAAAGCAAGCTCTCGCCGGTTTCCGTTACGACGCTGCGCCCGAAATTTCTCTCGCCGAAAACGATTTGAATTATCACCCGAAATCTCCGTTTTAA
- the tsaB gene encoding tRNA (adenosine(37)-N6)-threonylcarbamoyltransferase complex dimerization subunit type 1 TsaB, which produces MNLDLVLDTSRKGIALGIFDAGKTVAEYFEPESRGENLGKTLDLVLADAKISLDDVKRVLVTLGPGSFTGLRTGIAFCEGLCFSGKRALYGVSTLRALRALSTDENCAVVLFARNGYFYVGTKTGEFFIPIEEAIQKFTDEKIVNFVSDARVSEEENFKNYLQNSQAKNCISLGNELAPFCRFFDELKPNLIQSANYIQPSYYERRGAMGVIR; this is translated from the coding sequence ATGAATCTCGATCTCGTCTTAGATACATCGCGGAAAGGCATCGCTCTTGGAATTTTCGATGCGGGTAAAACCGTTGCCGAATATTTTGAGCCCGAATCGCGCGGAGAAAATCTCGGCAAAACTCTTGATTTGGTTTTAGCAGATGCAAAAATTTCTCTCGACGATGTGAAACGTGTTCTCGTAACTCTCGGACCGGGTTCTTTTACCGGTCTTCGGACGGGAATTGCTTTTTGTGAAGGCCTTTGCTTTTCGGGAAAGCGTGCGCTTTATGGCGTTTCAACTCTTCGCGCTTTGCGCGCTCTTTCGACAGATGAAAATTGTGCAGTCGTTTTGTTTGCGCGGAACGGTTACTTTTACGTGGGAACAAAGACGGGAGAATTTTTCATTCCGATTGAAGAAGCAATTCAAAAATTTACCGATGAAAAAATCGTAAATTTCGTTTCGGATGCGCGCGTTTCGGAAGAGGAAAATTTCAAAAATTATCTGCAGAATTCGCAGGCAAAAAATTGCATTTCTCTCGGCAATGAACTGGCACCATTCTGCCGATTCTTCGATGAACTGAAACCGAATTTAATTCAAAGCGCCAATTACATTCAGCCTTCGTATTACGAACGCCGCGGCGCAATGGGGGTAATTCGTTAA
- the speA gene encoding biosynthetic arginine decarboxylase gives MKNWRIDDSRDLYNVRGWGINYFDINEEGHATVRPLRDKGPEIDLHKLVQELDLRDMPTPILVRFPDILDMRIEKINECFNKAIQEYGYEGSFYDVFPIKVNQQRAVLEEVVRHGKKFNIGLEAGSKPELHAVLANMDNPNALIVCNGYKDEDFIELALLAQKMGKNIFIVVEKMNELPMIIDISRRTGVKPNIGLRIKLASSGQGKWEESGGYNSKFGLSSSDLLDAMELIRKENMCDCVKLIHCHLGSQITNIRKIKSGLREISEFYAQLKQLGMGVEFVDVGGGLGVDYDGSRSAATGSVNYSIQEYANDIVYAIYETCKKFSLPHPNVIAETGRALSAHHSVLIFNVLEAAGPEFFEDGNYEIPERAADTIKDLYAILKNLNVRNLLENWHDAVQINDDVLSGFRVGSVDLQTRALAERLFWSVARRVNELANELRHSPMELSELPRLLARKYFCNFSLFQSLPDSWAIDQIFPIMPIQRLNEAPTVNATLQDITCDSDGKIDMFVSGDGVSRTLPVHTLKAGEPYYLAVYLVGAYQEILGDLHNLFGDTNAVHVVCDGDGYRIDQMIDGESVEDVLDYVNFSDKALVRTMENWVSTSVKEGKITLQEGKEFLNIYRSGLYGYTYLEE, from the coding sequence ATGAAAAACTGGCGTATCGATGATTCCCGCGATTTGTACAATGTCCGCGGCTGGGGCATCAATTACTTTGATATTAACGAAGAAGGGCACGCAACCGTTCGCCCGCTTCGCGATAAAGGTCCGGAAATCGATCTGCATAAATTGGTGCAGGAATTAGATCTTCGCGACATGCCTACTCCGATTCTTGTTCGTTTCCCTGATATTCTCGATATGCGCATTGAAAAAATCAATGAGTGCTTCAATAAGGCGATTCAAGAGTACGGCTACGAAGGCTCGTTCTACGATGTCTTCCCGATTAAAGTCAATCAACAACGCGCCGTTCTCGAAGAAGTTGTGCGCCACGGAAAAAAATTCAACATCGGACTGGAAGCCGGATCGAAACCGGAATTGCATGCGGTCCTTGCGAATATGGACAATCCGAATGCGTTGATTGTTTGCAACGGTTACAAAGACGAAGATTTTATTGAACTCGCTCTTCTCGCCCAAAAGATGGGAAAAAATATTTTCATCGTCGTCGAAAAGATGAATGAACTTCCGATGATTATCGACATTTCGCGCCGCACCGGCGTGAAGCCGAACATCGGGCTTCGCATTAAACTCGCTTCGAGCGGTCAAGGAAAGTGGGAAGAATCCGGCGGATACAACAGCAAATTTGGCCTCAGCAGTTCGGATCTTTTGGATGCGATGGAACTCATTCGCAAAGAAAATATGTGCGATTGCGTGAAGTTAATTCACTGCCATCTCGGAAGCCAAATCACAAACATCCGCAAAATCAAATCGGGCTTGCGTGAAATTTCAGAATTTTATGCGCAATTAAAACAGCTCGGAATGGGCGTTGAATTTGTTGACGTCGGCGGGGGACTTGGCGTCGATTATGACGGAAGTCGCAGCGCTGCAACGGGCTCGGTCAATTATTCGATTCAAGAATATGCGAACGACATCGTTTACGCCATTTACGAAACCTGCAAAAAATTCTCGCTTCCGCATCCGAATGTCATCGCAGAAACGGGACGCGCACTTTCGGCGCATCATTCGGTTTTAATTTTCAATGTTCTCGAAGCCGCTGGTCCCGAATTTTTCGAAGATGGTAATTATGAAATTCCAGAACGCGCAGCCGATACGATTAAAGATTTGTATGCGATTCTCAAAAATTTGAATGTGCGCAATTTGCTTGAAAACTGGCACGATGCGGTGCAAATCAACGATGACGTGCTTTCGGGATTCCGCGTAGGCTCTGTCGATTTGCAAACGCGCGCTCTCGCCGAACGTCTCTTCTGGAGCGTTGCGCGCCGCGTGAATGAACTCGCCAATGAACTTCGTCATTCGCCGATGGAACTTTCGGAATTGCCGCGTCTTCTTGCGCGGAAATATTTCTGCAACTTCTCGCTTTTCCAAAGTCTTCCGGACAGTTGGGCAATCGATCAGATTTTCCCGATTATGCCGATTCAGCGTTTGAATGAAGCGCCGACGGTCAATGCGACGTTGCAAGATATCACTTGCGACTCCGATGGAAAAATCGATATGTTCGTAAGCGGCGATGGCGTTTCGCGGACTCTTCCGGTGCACACTCTCAAAGCCGGTGAACCGTATTATTTAGCGGTTTATTTGGTGGGCGCTTACCAAGAAATTTTGGGCGATTTGCACAATCTCTTTGGCGATACAAATGCGGTGCACGTAGTCTGCGACGGCGACGGATATCGCATCGATCAAATGATTGACGGCGAATCGGTCGAAGATGTTTTGGATTATGTGAACTTTAGCGATAAAGCGCTCGTTCGCACCATGGAAAACTGGGTTTCGACATCGGTGAAAGAAGGAAAAATCACTTTGCAAGAAGGAAAAGAATTCCTAAACATTTACCGCTCCGGTCTTTACGGATATACTTACTTAGAAGAATAA